A DNA window from Anastrepha ludens isolate Willacy chromosome 6, idAnaLude1.1, whole genome shotgun sequence contains the following coding sequences:
- the LOC128865996 gene encoding receptor expression-enhancing protein 5 isoform X3, which yields MFEPLQEKLLQIYREQTNVAIGASAFCALYLIFGYGAQLLCNTIGVAYPAYISIHAIESSTKLDDTRWLIYWVTYAMLSLIEYFSGFLTSVIPFYWLLKCAFLIWCMLPIEKNGSYVIYQSVVRPYFLKHHRAADEFIDKMASKAKESITSITKQE from the exons ATGTTTGAGCCACTACAAGAGAAGCTATTGCAAATATATCGGGAGCAAACAAATGTGGCAATTG gtGCGTCTGCATTCTGTGCTTTGTATTTGATTTTCGGCTATGGTGCTCAGCTGCTGTGCAATACAATTGGCGTTGCCTATCCTGCCTACATTTCAATACATGCCATTGAGTCGAGTACAAAATTGGACGATACCAGATGGTTAATTTACTGGGTGACATACGCCATGTTATCACTGATTGAATACTTTTCCGGTTTTCTGACCTCTGTCATACCTTTTTACTGGCTACTTAag TGCGCATTTCTCATCTGGTGCATGCTGCCAATTGAAAAGAACGGCTCCTACGTCATCTATCAAAGCGTCGTACGCCCATATTTTCTGAAGCATCACCGAg ctgctgatgaatttattgataagATGGCTTCTAAAGCCAAGGAGTCCATCACCAGCATCACCAAACAAGAATAA
- the LOC128865996 gene encoding receptor expression-enhancing protein 5 isoform X1: protein MAQRACELVEKYREPVEKALRDRSKPWTQAFDFVEAKTNVPRLYLFLGASAFCALYLIFGYGAQLLCNTIGVAYPAYISIHAIESSTKLDDTRWLIYWVTYAMLSLIEYFSGFLTSVIPFYWLLKCAFLIWCMLPIEKNGSYVIYQSVVRPYFLKHHRAADEFIDKMASKAKESITSITKQE from the exons ATGGCACAGAGGGCTTGTGAATTAGTAGAAAAGTACCGGGAACCTGTGGAAAAAGCACTCCGTGACCGCAGTAAGCCCTGGACACAGGCATTTGACTTTGTCGAAGCAAAAACAAACGTTCCcagattatatttatttttgg gtGCGTCTGCATTCTGTGCTTTGTATTTGATTTTCGGCTATGGTGCTCAGCTGCTGTGCAATACAATTGGCGTTGCCTATCCTGCCTACATTTCAATACATGCCATTGAGTCGAGTACAAAATTGGACGATACCAGATGGTTAATTTACTGGGTGACATACGCCATGTTATCACTGATTGAATACTTTTCCGGTTTTCTGACCTCTGTCATACCTTTTTACTGGCTACTTAag TGCGCATTTCTCATCTGGTGCATGCTGCCAATTGAAAAGAACGGCTCCTACGTCATCTATCAAAGCGTCGTACGCCCATATTTTCTGAAGCATCACCGAg ctgctgatgaatttattgataagATGGCTTCTAAAGCCAAGGAGTCCATCACCAGCATCACCAAACAAGAATAA
- the LOC128865996 gene encoding receptor expression-enhancing protein 5 isoform X2: MWIWEYFIKWRRREKRLKALSEPIVQFGTGASAFCALYLIFGYGAQLLCNTIGVAYPAYISIHAIESSTKLDDTRWLIYWVTYAMLSLIEYFSGFLTSVIPFYWLLKCAFLIWCMLPIEKNGSYVIYQSVVRPYFLKHHRAADEFIDKMASKAKESITSITKQE; encoded by the exons ATGTGGatttgggaatactttattaAATGGCGAAGACGTGAAAAACGTTTAAAGGCGCTCAGTGAGCCAATTGTTCAATTTGGAACGG gtGCGTCTGCATTCTGTGCTTTGTATTTGATTTTCGGCTATGGTGCTCAGCTGCTGTGCAATACAATTGGCGTTGCCTATCCTGCCTACATTTCAATACATGCCATTGAGTCGAGTACAAAATTGGACGATACCAGATGGTTAATTTACTGGGTGACATACGCCATGTTATCACTGATTGAATACTTTTCCGGTTTTCTGACCTCTGTCATACCTTTTTACTGGCTACTTAag TGCGCATTTCTCATCTGGTGCATGCTGCCAATTGAAAAGAACGGCTCCTACGTCATCTATCAAAGCGTCGTACGCCCATATTTTCTGAAGCATCACCGAg ctgctgatgaatttattgataagATGGCTTCTAAAGCCAAGGAGTCCATCACCAGCATCACCAAACAAGAATAA
- the LOC128865997 gene encoding probable 28S ribosomal protein S16, mitochondrial, translating into MSIPPASGIGRYYKHSAKIIRFVRLGCTNRPFYHIVVMERRKNQHQPVIEQVGTYDPMPNKQNERLVSFNFERIRYWLGCGAHLSTPAAELLGIAGFLPIHPRTYMTAWRNRQRSASEENQEKDAVVT; encoded by the exons ATGTCAATCCCTCCAGCAAGTGGCATTGGACGCTACTACAAGCATTCGGCGAAAATTATCCGCTTCGTCCGTCTGGGTTGTACAAATCGTCCGTTTTACCATATTGTCGTTATGGAG CGTCGAAAAAATCAGCATCAACCAGTCATAGAACAAGTCGGCACTTATGATCCAATGCCGAATAAGCAAAATGAACGGttagtttcttttaattttgaacgTATACGCTATTGGTTGGGTTGTGGAGCCCATCTGTCAACACCAGCGGCAGAGTTACTGGGTATTGCTGGTTTTTTACCTATACATCCGCGCACTTATATGACCGCCTGGCGTAATAGGCAACGAAGTGCAAGTGAAGAAAATCAAGAAAAGGATGCCGTTGTTACATAG